The sequence TTTTTACCCCTCAAAGAATTCATCTCTGGCGAGCTCTTCATTGACTGGCCCTTCTCGTCCAGTGGAAATAATCGGAGGCAATTGCTATTCTTTGCCAATGACTTATTCCACTAGCTGTGTTCCTGCTACTCCTATAGAAAACAGAAGACCAAGCATGCAGCTTCCTTGGTTGATGCTGGCGCCAGGGAGGACTGTCAACAGATTCTGCAGTCTGCGGGAAATGTGAAAAAGATGGTAGTGGAAAGTGGTAGGCTGAGCCTCGCACCTGATTTTAATTCCCGTTGTTTCGGACAATCAGTTCAGGGATGGTTGGGTTATATTAGACGTAATGATTGTCAATTTTTTGTATTCAACCCACTTTCTGGCAAAAAAATCAACCTTCCATCCATTGAAACAATTCCCTCTGTTAAGCGCGTCATTCGGAACAGCCAATCTGGTTTGGTGGAAAGCATTATTTCAGACCTCGGCGGCTGCAAACCCCTAGCCCCAAAACGTTGTTATACAGGCCTCATCTCAGATGTTGTTCTCTCGTCATCTCCTGTGGATGACGACTGCATAGCTGTGGTCAGTTACGGTTTATATGATAAACTCGCCTTCTGCAGAAGAACACGGCGAGATGATGATCGTCCCAACTGCTGGATTCCCCTCCATTCCCCCTTTATTTTATACAGGCAAATTGTTTACCACAGTggaaagaaattattttataccATCGGTGGCGAAATGGTCCAAGAGCTTGAAGCTTGGGATCTCCATAATGATCCAATTAAGAGGTTTCACATTGAGGATCAGTCTCAAGTTTTGAGAAATATACGTGATTTTCTTGGTCATCTCAAGGATGGGGATTTGGAGGATTTGGATCACTCAGTAGAATTGGTTCCAAGGATTCACTTGGTGTACGACCACCAAAGCCAGGAGCTTTTTATTGTTAAGCACAATGTTTTAGTAACCAATAATGTGTTCACTATTTACGGTGTGCCACATATTAAAGATCCTGATGTTATTACCCACaagactctgagttttgatgttTTCAAGGTTAATTTCATAAATGATCATCTTGTAAAGGTTCAATACTTGGAAGAAAGCATTGGTAATCGTGCATTTTTCGTTGGCAAACAAAGGAGCTTTGTTCTCTCAACCACGGAATTTCCGGAATTGAGGCCTGGTTCTATTTACTTTGCTGATGACAAGTACGAATGGAAGTACAATCTCGCAGGCCATGATATGGGCATTTATGACTGCAAAGAAAATTGCATTATCAACAAGCTAGAGAGTATTTCACCTGCTAATAGTTGGTTTATCCCAGATGTTGATGCGGACTTTTAGTGTGGGTTTTAAAACTTTTCTTTGTCATTCTAGTgttggttaattttttttttttttttttttttttagaataagcTTCTCTACCTCTGAGTTAGGGGCAAGGTCTCTACcttcccaaaccccactttgAGGGGGATTAGAATGGATAGACCCCCGCTACTCTCaatattggaattattttttgGGGGGTTAATAAGGTAGGTTTTTAGTAGGTAGGAGTGCATCTCTATAAGCAGGTAGGTATGCTGTATTTTGTTGTATGTGCTAGTAGTCAAGTAGTCATAGTGCTTTGCTTGTTTTTGCCTAGggttttgttgatgtttattacAATAAGGTTCacaaagaaatttaaaattagtgattgtttataatgtaatgaattttagttgtaaatttcaaaatacaataagatattattttcataattagtatcatttgtcattcaaagtgtgaaattcatttagaatctcataaggtactgTCAAATGGATGAAGACATATGACTGgatgtgttacgactaaagttaaatcatgattaaaatataaaatataacaaatatttattcaaaatcaaatcaaacaatatctaatcaaatattaatttttttaattgattcgACTTGGATCGCAGTTCGATCAAGTTAAAAATCAAACCCGCCAACACCCCTAACCCTGGGTACTAAGGTACAGGGATCATGCTGTCCGAGATTTTGACTTACAGGCTAGCAGTACGTTATTCAATATGCACCACCGCCATGTGTCCACCAGCATCAGAACAGCTCGATAATCAACGGCTCTAGATGGACTAAAGTTTACAATGTTCAGATAGACGGTCCAGATCAATCGAAGGAACCTCACAATAGTACACCGTTGGTCTTTTATATAAACCCCCTACTCCTCACTACTTCACAACTACAGAGTTTTTCCTCTTCGCTAGCATTTTAATCATCCTTTTTTAACTTCGACAATGGGCAAGGGTCCTGTCTCTACAGTGACATCGGCAAGCAGGCTCGAGGTACCTCTCATAAAGTagttctatctttttcttcttctttttttcgcGCCATAATATGCATATAATGTGCGTATATTTCGAGTTTTGACGTTTTCGTTTTGGTGAATGTAGTAGAACATGAGAAAAAGACTCTTGCTTTTGCTATCTATCTAGTTAGTTT comes from Capsicum annuum cultivar UCD-10X-F1 chromosome 2, UCD10Xv1.1, whole genome shotgun sequence and encodes:
- the LOC107858387 gene encoding uncharacterized protein LOC107858387, which produces MVVESGRLSLAPDFNSRCFGQSVQGWLGYIRRNDCQFFVFNPLSGKKINLPSIETIPSVKRVIRNSQSGLVESIISDLGGCKPLAPKRCYTGLISDVVLSSSPVDDDCIAVVSYGLYDKLAFCRRTRRDDDRPNCWIPLHSPFILYRQIVYHSGKKLFYTIGGEMVQELEAWDLHNDPIKRFHIEDQSQVLRNIRDFLGHLKDGDLEDLDHSVELVPRIHLVYDHQSQELFIVKHNVLVTNNVFTIYGVPHIKDPDVITHKTLSFDVFKVNFINDHLVKVQYLEESIGNRAFFVGKQRSFVLSTTEFPELRPGSIYFADDKYEWKYNLAGHDMGIYDCKENCIINKLESISPANSWFIPDVDADF